In Stieleria varia, one genomic interval encodes:
- a CDS encoding alkene reductase, with the protein MKQPAPHLLSEFQWGGLTAKNRVVMSPMTRGRAGATMTANSMMAQYYAQRASAGVIITEGTFVSQEAVGWNHAPGIWTDQQGDAWKQVVHAVHEKEGTPIFLQLWHTGRASHSDFHNGSLPVAPSPIRHEGDAIHTPSGHKKPHEIPRALKTDEIPRLVEDYRKAAERAKFAGFDGVEIHSANGYLLDEFLQSKTNHRTDQYGGSVENRFRLLREILDACQKVFDASRIGVRISPNGSFNDMGSPDFRETFLYAAEQLNKVPLAWLDVLDGLAFGFHELGEPITLSDIRGVYRGRLMANCGYDREQAEKVIKDGLADFVAFGRPYLSNPDLVERFANGWELNDVAPQRVWYSRGAQGYIDFPTYRESGPKGVSTSR; encoded by the coding sequence ATGAAGCAACCTGCACCCCACTTACTCTCTGAATTTCAATGGGGCGGTCTGACCGCAAAGAACCGCGTGGTGATGTCGCCCATGACCCGCGGGCGTGCGGGTGCGACCATGACGGCAAACTCGATGATGGCTCAGTACTACGCACAACGTGCTTCGGCAGGCGTCATCATCACCGAGGGAACCTTTGTCTCCCAAGAAGCCGTCGGGTGGAATCATGCACCAGGAATATGGACGGATCAACAAGGTGACGCTTGGAAACAAGTCGTCCACGCCGTGCATGAAAAAGAAGGAACACCAATCTTCTTGCAACTTTGGCACACGGGACGCGCTTCTCACAGTGATTTTCACAATGGATCATTGCCCGTTGCTCCATCGCCGATTCGTCACGAAGGCGACGCCATCCATACGCCGTCGGGCCACAAGAAACCACACGAGATCCCGCGTGCATTGAAAACCGATGAAATTCCACGGTTGGTCGAGGATTATCGAAAGGCGGCAGAGCGAGCAAAATTCGCCGGGTTCGACGGAGTCGAGATCCACTCTGCCAATGGGTACCTGCTGGATGAATTTCTGCAGTCCAAAACCAATCATCGAACCGACCAGTATGGCGGCAGTGTTGAGAATCGCTTCCGATTGCTGCGAGAAATCCTCGATGCGTGCCAAAAGGTATTTGATGCCTCTCGTATCGGTGTCCGCATTTCGCCCAACGGTTCATTCAACGATATGGGCTCGCCTGACTTTCGCGAAACGTTCTTGTACGCAGCCGAACAGCTGAACAAGGTGCCGCTTGCTTGGCTCGATGTCTTGGATGGTCTCGCGTTTGGCTTCCACGAGCTCGGAGAGCCGATCACGCTGTCTGACATCCGGGGAGTCTACCGTGGACGTTTGATGGCCAACTGTGGATATGATCGAGAGCAAGCAGAAAAGGTGATCAAAGACGGTCTAGCAGACTTCGTTGCTTTTGGCAGACCTTACCTCAGCAATCCCGATTTAGTCGAACGATTCGCGAATGGCTGGGAGCTGAATGATGTTGCGCCGCAACGCGTTTGGTACTCACGCGGCGCTCAGGGCTACATCGATTTCCCGACCTATCGCGAAAGCGGCCCGAAAGGCGTCAGCACGTCACGCTAA
- a CDS encoding PEP-CTERM sorting domain-containing protein (PEP-CTERM proteins occur, often in large numbers, in the proteomes of bacteria that also encode an exosortase, a predicted intramembrane cysteine proteinase. The presence of a PEP-CTERM domain at a protein's C-terminus predicts cleavage within the sorting domain, followed by covalent anchoring to some some component of the (usually Gram-negative) cell surface. Many PEP-CTERM proteins exhibit an unusual sequence composition that includes large numbers of potential glycosylation sites. Expression of one such protein has been shown restore the ability of a bacterium to form floc, a type of biofilm.) → MIADVYFGNRKPFFTKSLHMTNFRILFVLLVAAVAAPVNAASLLPTLGRVLDGGEFDAQIDFVRTGVSGTATLANAGITTAGDDLIGILSFASVGSNIPSSTGPLGSGGYVAVLFSADVKTATNFGPSTSGFLQAEGNLGTLLSNVAGVGPTGAFAALLTSTSVDFATAGLAGINSSAVTLEALLDITSPSGEIGYGALQNGSDLDFFFQAALTAQPASLPTGLGFFDVAGGNDLVFGNNNSVGNIAAINGVTTAGTKSLGGSILAQLNPVPEPSSMLAVLGCLAGVGFVRRRRSESAAA, encoded by the coding sequence TTGATCGCTGACGTTTATTTCGGAAACAGAAAACCATTTTTTACAAAGTCTCTACACATGACAAACTTTAGAATCCTTTTTGTATTGCTCGTCGCGGCCGTTGCCGCGCCTGTGAATGCAGCATCTTTGTTGCCAACACTCGGTCGCGTTCTCGATGGTGGCGAATTCGATGCTCAGATCGATTTCGTTCGAACCGGTGTATCAGGCACCGCTACATTGGCCAATGCGGGGATTACGACAGCAGGCGACGACTTGATCGGTATTCTCTCTTTTGCCTCAGTCGGCAGTAACATCCCCTCGTCGACCGGCCCGCTTGGATCTGGTGGCTACGTAGCTGTTTTGTTTTCGGCTGACGTGAAAACGGCCACAAATTTCGGACCGTCCACATCGGGTTTTCTGCAGGCCGAGGGTAACCTTGGAACGCTGCTTTCGAACGTTGCGGGAGTAGGACCAACTGGAGCATTTGCTGCGTTGCTTACGAGTACTTCGGTTGACTTTGCGACTGCAGGTCTGGCTGGTATTAACTCATCTGCGGTAACTCTTGAAGCTTTGCTCGACATTACATCGCCAAGTGGAGAAATCGGCTATGGAGCCTTGCAAAACGGCTCAGACTTAGATTTTTTCTTCCAGGCAGCACTTACAGCCCAGCCAGCTAGCTTGCCAACTGGCCTCGGTTTCTTTGATGTCGCTGGCGGAAACGATTTGGTTTTTGGAAACAACAACAGCGTCGGCAATATTGCAGCAATCAATGGAGTCACCACCGCTGGAACCAAGTCGCTGGGCGGCTCGATTTTGGCTCAGTTGAACCCCGTGCCAGAGCCTAGCTCGATGCTTGCTGTTTTGGGTTGCTTGGCTGGGGTTGGGTTTGTTCGTCGTCGACGTTCGGAATCCGCTGCTGCTTAG
- a CDS encoding VanZ family protein, translating to MSHLPNPSSQNPATIRQRLWMLCAVAVVLLVYASLVPLQFRSIPWDEALTRFRQTPWLNLNVYQRADWIANALVVMPIGFFAAGALFFDARIRMGSMLLMLGVLVGVGFLVIAIEFLQIWFPPRTVSQNDIFAGWMGAIAGPIAWPILGGPLLATGSRIGRARVTPNNASIISQWILVGYVVVLALYSMLPFDLMLTRSEWQLKWDAGKLVILPGAELLRLDSWRASIGTGLGLTMSAVRIIPVGFLLFFCRNNSLTRWGLLAIPLLIEVFQAPVFTRFSSMTEVVLGWGGGLLGLVAAGQLGILFRLNQHQWLRALIALVLAAGIAAGFLLRFDQFANRAEVQSRLGEMFSPPLVRYYWGTEFGAGSNLLGKLLAFGLLGAAAANAISGCEGATTRRVCSVTGIFAIILLGIAIESAQLFLKPLVPDASDVLIYLAGAWLGYKMWGTGQLLLAPCLSGLGASCRHIAE from the coding sequence ATGAGTCATTTGCCCAATCCATCGAGTCAGAATCCAGCAACGATTCGCCAACGACTCTGGATGTTGTGTGCTGTCGCGGTGGTATTATTGGTTTACGCCTCGCTCGTGCCTCTTCAGTTCCGTTCCATTCCATGGGACGAGGCATTGACAAGATTTCGCCAAACGCCCTGGCTGAACTTGAACGTCTATCAGCGTGCCGACTGGATTGCTAACGCCTTGGTAGTCATGCCGATTGGCTTCTTCGCGGCCGGTGCCCTCTTTTTCGACGCCCGCATCCGAATGGGTTCGATGCTCCTGATGCTGGGCGTCTTGGTGGGCGTGGGATTTCTAGTGATTGCCATCGAGTTTTTACAAATTTGGTTTCCGCCACGAACCGTCTCGCAAAACGACATTTTCGCTGGCTGGATGGGAGCAATCGCAGGACCCATCGCGTGGCCAATTCTTGGTGGACCTCTTCTTGCCACTGGATCGCGTATCGGCCGTGCACGCGTCACGCCGAACAACGCGTCGATCATTTCACAATGGATACTCGTCGGTTATGTCGTTGTCCTGGCGTTGTACTCCATGTTGCCATTCGACCTGATGCTGACGCGGTCGGAATGGCAGCTCAAATGGGACGCGGGAAAGCTTGTGATTTTGCCAGGAGCGGAGCTGCTTCGCCTGGACTCATGGCGAGCGTCAATCGGTACTGGACTGGGGTTGACAATGTCGGCCGTTCGCATCATTCCGGTTGGGTTCCTGCTCTTTTTCTGCCGCAACAACAGCCTCACTCGCTGGGGGCTGCTCGCCATACCGCTCTTGATTGAGGTCTTTCAGGCGCCGGTGTTTACGCGATTCAGCTCCATGACCGAAGTCGTCTTGGGTTGGGGAGGAGGACTTTTGGGGCTGGTTGCCGCTGGGCAACTGGGCATCCTGTTCCGGCTCAATCAACACCAGTGGCTCAGGGCGCTGATCGCTCTGGTGCTGGCTGCCGGAATCGCCGCCGGATTCTTGCTTCGGTTCGACCAGTTCGCGAACCGGGCCGAAGTTCAATCTCGGCTGGGGGAAATGTTTTCCCCGCCATTGGTTCGATACTACTGGGGGACAGAGTTTGGAGCTGGTTCCAATTTACTGGGCAAGCTCTTGGCCTTCGGGCTCCTGGGAGCGGCGGCAGCAAATGCTATCTCCGGATGTGAGGGAGCGACCACTAGGAGAGTTTGCTCTGTGACGGGCATTTTCGCGATCATTCTTCTCGGAATTGCTATCGAATCCGCTCAGTTGTTTCTGAAACCACTTGTACCAGATGCGTCAGACGTGCTGATCTACCTCGCGGGTGCTTGGCTGGGCTACAAGATGTGGGGGACGGGGCAATTGCTGCTCGCCCCCTGTCTTTCGGGCCTTGGGGCCAGTTGTAGACACATCGCTGAGTGA
- a CDS encoding FemAB family XrtA/PEP-CTERM system-associated protein produces the protein MNNLSVDVRELDGQSPTQVSGECDFPKLAAHHPAWAPAICRGLSHTGFVITVRDASDVVGVLTVVLVKGPIFGRFLVSLPYINTGGVWARDEQVASLLVDRACDLADKLDVKYLELRHEVPVEHPRLNFRKTEKVHMRLPLPATDEELDASFKSKLRSQVRKADQFDHSVAWGGKELLNEFYHVFAINMRDLGTPVFSRRLFASVLDGFEGDAELCVVRGDGQPQAAALLVHAGGVTEVPSASCLRSQNHTGANMWMYRHLLRRAIERGSTQFDFGRSSVGSGTYKFKAQWGAEPDPAVWQYYVRKGSVEAMRPDNAGNQRLIKIWQKLPVWLTRLMGPTIVRGIP, from the coding sequence GTGAACAATCTTTCTGTTGATGTTCGTGAACTGGATGGCCAATCGCCTACTCAGGTCTCCGGCGAATGTGACTTCCCGAAGCTGGCCGCTCATCATCCTGCTTGGGCTCCTGCCATCTGTCGGGGACTGTCGCATACAGGGTTCGTGATCACCGTTCGTGATGCCAGTGATGTCGTTGGGGTGCTGACGGTGGTGTTGGTCAAGGGGCCGATCTTTGGACGGTTTTTGGTTTCGTTACCGTACATCAATACCGGTGGAGTTTGGGCGCGAGATGAGCAGGTGGCGTCTCTGTTGGTCGATCGTGCTTGTGATCTGGCGGATAAATTGGATGTGAAGTACCTGGAGCTGCGGCACGAGGTGCCGGTGGAACATCCTCGGTTGAATTTTCGCAAGACCGAGAAGGTGCACATGCGGTTGCCACTGCCGGCCACCGACGAGGAACTCGACGCGTCGTTCAAGTCCAAGCTTCGAAGCCAAGTTCGCAAGGCGGATCAGTTTGATCACTCGGTTGCCTGGGGCGGCAAGGAGTTGCTCAATGAGTTCTATCACGTCTTTGCCATCAACATGCGAGATTTGGGCACCCCGGTTTTTTCTCGTCGATTGTTCGCCAGTGTGTTGGATGGTTTTGAGGGGGATGCCGAGCTGTGCGTCGTTCGCGGAGATGGACAGCCGCAGGCTGCGGCTTTGCTGGTGCACGCCGGCGGTGTGACCGAGGTCCCCAGCGCCAGTTGCTTGCGGTCGCAAAACCACACCGGTGCCAACATGTGGATGTATCGACATCTGCTCAGGCGTGCGATCGAGCGTGGGAGCACCCAGTTTGACTTCGGACGCAGCAGCGTCGGCAGCGGGACGTACAAGTTCAAGGCACAATGGGGCGCGGAGCCGGATCCGGCCGTTTGGCAGTACTATGTCCGCAAAGGATCGGTCGAAGCGATGCGACCCGACAACGCGGGGAATCAGAGGTTGATCAAGATCTGGCAGAAGCTGCCTGTTTGGTTGACGCGTTTGATGGGGCCGACAATCGTTCGCGGGATCCCATGA
- a CDS encoding NAD-dependent succinate-semialdehyde dehydrogenase yields MTIASINPSNNETLREFDALDKDEIEKIVSTAHDAFQHWRRTPLADRKKCLLKFADLLRADADEYARTITLDMGKRISESKYEIEYCANIADFYANGAEGFLADQSMDVEKIDAYLHYEPIGVLLGVMPWNFPFYQVVRFAAPNIMAGNTVMVKHASNVPQCAAVIEELFTECGLPRGVYNNLFIPTDFVESIISDKRVQGVSLTGSEPAGAAVASLAGKNLKRSVLELGGNDPFIVLDDADLDQTIEHAVKGRVVNAGQSCVASKRFIVVKEVAEQFIAGLKKQMAALKMGDPMDEETTLAPLSSEKAAVDLMEQVQASINAGAAVLLGGDRPDRDGAFFNPTILTDVTPDNPTFDQELFGPVATVYVVDDEAAAIKLANNSSYGLGGSVFTSDIERGRRVAEQVETGMMFINQPTKSQAELPFGGIKNSGYGRELSHLGILEFVNKKLIHLGNRR; encoded by the coding sequence ATGACAATCGCAAGCATCAACCCGTCAAATAATGAAACCCTTCGTGAATTCGACGCTCTTGATAAGGACGAGATCGAGAAGATTGTGTCAACGGCCCATGATGCTTTTCAGCACTGGCGTCGAACGCCGTTGGCTGATCGCAAGAAATGTCTCTTGAAGTTTGCTGACCTGTTGAGAGCGGATGCAGATGAGTACGCCCGCACCATCACTCTCGACATGGGAAAAAGGATCTCGGAAAGCAAGTACGAGATCGAGTACTGTGCGAACATCGCCGACTTCTACGCGAACGGCGCTGAAGGATTCCTTGCGGATCAATCAATGGATGTGGAGAAGATCGATGCGTATCTTCATTACGAGCCCATCGGTGTCTTGCTCGGTGTCATGCCGTGGAACTTCCCCTTTTATCAAGTGGTTCGTTTCGCTGCTCCCAACATCATGGCTGGAAACACGGTGATGGTAAAGCACGCGAGTAACGTTCCTCAGTGTGCAGCTGTCATCGAAGAGCTTTTCACTGAATGCGGTTTACCCCGTGGCGTCTACAACAATTTGTTCATACCGACCGACTTCGTTGAGTCCATCATTTCGGACAAGCGTGTTCAGGGTGTTTCCTTGACAGGCAGTGAACCCGCAGGAGCAGCAGTCGCTTCACTTGCAGGAAAGAACCTCAAGCGGAGCGTTTTGGAACTCGGTGGAAATGATCCCTTTATCGTGCTGGACGATGCGGATCTCGATCAGACCATCGAACATGCCGTGAAAGGACGTGTCGTGAACGCCGGGCAATCATGTGTGGCGTCCAAACGGTTTATCGTCGTCAAAGAAGTGGCGGAGCAGTTCATTGCAGGATTGAAAAAGCAGATGGCGGCTTTGAAGATGGGTGATCCGATGGATGAAGAAACGACGCTGGCTCCACTTTCATCCGAAAAGGCGGCAGTCGATCTGATGGAGCAGGTTCAGGCATCAATCAATGCAGGTGCGGCTGTATTGCTGGGTGGCGATCGACCTGATCGTGACGGTGCATTCTTTAACCCGACCATTCTGACCGACGTCACACCTGACAATCCGACGTTTGACCAAGAACTGTTCGGACCTGTCGCTACTGTCTACGTTGTGGACGACGAAGCTGCGGCGATCAAGCTGGCGAACAACTCGTCTTACGGCCTTGGTGGCAGTGTTTTCACGAGCGACATTGAACGCGGTCGACGAGTCGCAGAGCAAGTTGAGACTGGAATGATGTTCATCAACCAACCGACGAAATCGCAAGCGGAGCTTCCATTCGGAGGAATCAAAAATTCGGGCTACGGTCGGGAGTTGTCGCACTTGGGAATTTTGGAGTTTGTCAATAAGAAACTTATTCACCTCGGCAACCGACGCTGA
- a CDS encoding serine/threonine-protein kinase encodes MIARKHCDDTTLSRLLFDGLGDDEAAVTQHVEFCETCQSRLEALSTSGMTWDEVSEMLTGEYDVANDAIVGGVEADGIDAGDEQPSRMYLPDRFLQPSEHPDSLGRFARYEIMQLLGRGGMGIVMRGYDTSLNRHSAIKVLAPELACSAAARKRFSREAKSAAAVVHPHVVPIQTVDEHDGMPYLVMPVVEGQSVEVRVRESGPLTVIETVRIAAQVADGLSAAHEQGLVHRDIKPANVLLENGVERVQITDFGLARAIDDASMTRSGVIAGTPQYMSPEQAHGDPIDHRSDLFSLGSLIYFMLAGRSPFRAETTMGVLNRIVNDQPRSIRAVNADVPQWLDQIVTKLLAKSPNDRFQTAGEVAELLQRWHAHLQQPNAVPQPEWSDDARADQPATSADGEQRRPRSSFFIGLTAIGLATFGICTWAAITIYIESGKTIIVVEPDDTPDGTANVRQIPGVANDPAQGGPILSEHSESEHSHDEHAQAAATTVANKNQYLVWEADETVRLTDWFAKTLRIHTDSFTLSRVDDLLTETWRKYIDAEREHTDYSVTDDGHLKATIRPFPEIQLQLDNEFWVRLDELVDGRSRANLHALSTQRGDGNGDDAWPMTAGGRSKAFPSVLGWHKSNPPVVVEIWQKGQWFHYRVISRYGTSHDGESLPPELQHYWKLGNEALNATSDNTASTDSKLNPLSITRESSPTIESATVPLEQLEALTDAERESLLNWNWPSESDLSPAEISSAVQQLSQEIDAITESNE; translated from the coding sequence ATGATCGCACGAAAACACTGCGACGATACAACGCTCAGCCGACTTCTCTTTGACGGACTCGGCGATGACGAAGCCGCTGTGACCCAACATGTCGAGTTCTGCGAAACTTGCCAATCACGGTTGGAAGCCCTGTCCACCAGCGGGATGACTTGGGACGAAGTCTCAGAGATGTTGACGGGCGAGTACGACGTCGCGAACGATGCAATTGTTGGCGGCGTCGAAGCGGATGGGATCGATGCAGGAGACGAGCAGCCATCGCGTATGTATTTGCCCGATCGATTTCTGCAGCCGTCGGAGCACCCCGATTCACTCGGCCGATTCGCACGCTATGAGATCATGCAGCTGCTCGGTCGCGGCGGCATGGGCATCGTCATGCGAGGCTACGACACTTCGCTCAATCGCCATTCCGCGATCAAAGTGCTCGCGCCAGAACTCGCCTGCAGCGCTGCGGCCCGAAAACGATTCTCACGAGAGGCAAAGAGCGCCGCGGCGGTCGTTCACCCACATGTGGTGCCGATCCAAACCGTCGATGAACACGACGGCATGCCGTATTTGGTGATGCCGGTGGTGGAGGGACAAAGCGTGGAAGTGCGTGTGCGGGAATCCGGGCCGCTGACTGTCATCGAAACCGTTCGGATCGCTGCTCAAGTCGCTGACGGACTTTCGGCCGCACACGAGCAAGGCCTCGTGCACCGAGACATCAAACCCGCCAACGTGCTGTTGGAAAACGGCGTCGAGCGCGTTCAGATCACCGACTTTGGTTTGGCACGAGCCATCGATGACGCGTCGATGACCCGCAGCGGCGTGATCGCGGGGACACCGCAATACATGTCGCCCGAGCAAGCTCACGGAGACCCGATCGACCATCGCAGTGATCTGTTCAGTTTGGGCAGCCTGATCTACTTCATGCTCGCGGGACGCTCTCCGTTTCGCGCCGAAACGACGATGGGCGTGTTGAACCGGATCGTCAACGATCAACCGCGCAGCATTCGCGCGGTGAACGCGGACGTGCCGCAATGGCTGGATCAGATTGTGACGAAGCTGTTGGCGAAATCACCAAACGATCGATTTCAAACGGCCGGCGAAGTCGCGGAGTTGCTGCAACGCTGGCACGCGCACTTGCAACAGCCCAATGCGGTGCCACAGCCCGAGTGGAGTGATGACGCACGGGCAGATCAGCCGGCAACCAGTGCTGATGGCGAACAGCGTCGTCCACGGAGTTCATTCTTCATCGGGCTGACTGCCATCGGCCTAGCGACATTCGGGATCTGCACTTGGGCAGCGATCACGATCTACATCGAATCCGGCAAGACGATCATTGTGGTTGAACCCGACGACACGCCTGATGGAACCGCCAACGTTCGTCAAATTCCCGGCGTCGCCAATGATCCCGCTCAAGGTGGCCCCATTCTTAGTGAACACAGCGAAAGTGAACACAGTCACGACGAGCACGCCCAAGCGGCGGCGACCACGGTGGCGAACAAGAATCAGTATCTCGTGTGGGAAGCCGACGAGACGGTTCGCTTGACAGACTGGTTTGCAAAAACACTTCGCATCCACACCGACAGTTTCACTCTCTCGCGAGTGGATGACTTGCTGACCGAAACTTGGCGAAAGTACATCGACGCGGAACGTGAACACACGGACTATTCAGTGACCGACGATGGTCACTTGAAAGCAACGATTCGTCCGTTCCCCGAGATCCAGCTTCAGCTCGACAACGAGTTTTGGGTGCGTTTGGATGAGCTCGTCGACGGTCGATCCCGGGCCAACCTGCATGCCCTGTCGACCCAACGCGGTGACGGAAACGGGGACGATGCCTGGCCAATGACTGCCGGAGGACGCTCCAAAGCCTTTCCGTCGGTGCTCGGTTGGCACAAAAGCAATCCGCCTGTCGTCGTTGAGATCTGGCAGAAAGGACAGTGGTTTCACTATCGGGTGATTTCGCGCTACGGGACAAGTCACGATGGCGAATCCCTGCCGCCGGAGTTGCAACACTATTGGAAACTCGGCAACGAAGCATTGAACGCTACTTCCGACAACACGGCATCCACCGATTCCAAGCTCAATCCGCTCTCCATCACACGCGAGTCCAGCCCGACAATCGAGTCAGCCACGGTCCCTCTGGAACAGCTTGAAGCGCTGACGGATGCAGAACGTGAGTCACTGCTGAACTGGAACTGGCCCAGCGAATCCGACCTTTCTCCCGCAGAGATCAGCTCTGCCGTCCAACAATTGTCACAAGAAATCGATGCCATCACGGAGTCAAACGAATGA
- a CDS encoding sigma-70 family RNA polymerase sigma factor → MQGPETRLSLLASLNDPSASDAWAEFDGLYRPLVYRVARGKGLQHADAEDLAQQVLAVVNGAIDSFDPDADGSFRGWLFTITRNLVVNHLTRGPHSRKHGPIGSGDSKVQQMLMQHPSDESHTATLFQLEYRRGRFQQAARKLKSQFNEETWQAFWRTSVDGQSISDVAEQLARTPGAIRMARCRVLARIRGEVQTMNEGE, encoded by the coding sequence TTGCAAGGTCCAGAAACACGATTGTCGCTGCTGGCCAGCTTGAACGATCCCTCTGCGTCGGACGCATGGGCCGAGTTCGATGGCTTGTACAGGCCGCTGGTCTACCGCGTCGCTCGCGGTAAAGGCCTCCAGCATGCAGATGCCGAAGATCTCGCGCAGCAGGTGCTCGCCGTCGTCAACGGAGCCATCGACTCTTTTGACCCCGATGCCGACGGCTCCTTTCGCGGCTGGCTGTTCACCATCACCCGTAATCTGGTGGTGAATCACCTGACCCGCGGCCCGCACTCGCGAAAGCACGGGCCGATCGGCAGCGGTGATAGCAAAGTCCAGCAGATGCTGATGCAGCACCCCAGCGACGAGAGCCACACGGCCACCCTGTTCCAACTGGAGTATCGACGTGGCCGGTTCCAGCAAGCCGCTCGCAAACTCAAATCACAGTTCAACGAGGAGACATGGCAAGCGTTCTGGCGAACCAGCGTTGATGGCCAATCGATCAGCGATGTCGCCGAGCAACTCGCCAGAACGCCCGGAGCAATCCGGATGGCGAGATGCCGCGTGTTGGCAAGGATTCGCGGCGAAGTACAAACCATGAACGAAGGGGAATGA
- a CDS encoding SDR family NAD(P)-dependent oxidoreductase: MATTLITGSSSGIGWELAKCFASGGDDVVLVARSEDKLQELAEQIRNEQGVAATVIPADLSRSENVDQLCRSMKERSIAVDTLVNNAGFGALGRFAELSVDRQTDMLMLNIVALTRLTRLLIPDMIHRKRGGVLNVGSIAAYQAGPNMSVYYASKAYVLSFTEGLREELAGTGLHVTCLEPGPTQSSFGEDSGMGKLDMFSSSTMSAAAVAKAGYKGYLADDDIVIPGWKNRLMVTSVGFLPRIATRKIVGKLQSV; the protein is encoded by the coding sequence ATGGCAACTACGTTGATCACGGGTTCTTCGTCCGGAATCGGTTGGGAACTCGCCAAATGCTTTGCCTCAGGAGGCGACGACGTCGTGCTGGTCGCCCGCAGCGAAGACAAACTGCAAGAACTCGCGGAGCAGATTCGCAACGAACAGGGTGTTGCTGCGACCGTCATCCCGGCGGACTTGTCTCGCTCGGAAAACGTGGATCAGCTTTGCCGCAGCATGAAAGAGCGGTCGATCGCGGTGGACACGCTTGTGAACAACGCCGGCTTCGGCGCACTGGGGAGATTTGCGGAGCTATCCGTCGACCGACAAACCGACATGCTGATGCTGAACATCGTCGCACTCACGCGGTTGACTCGACTATTGATCCCAGACATGATCCATCGCAAACGCGGTGGAGTTCTCAATGTGGGATCGATCGCAGCGTATCAAGCCGGCCCGAACATGTCGGTGTACTATGCGTCGAAAGCGTACGTATTGTCGTTCACGGAAGGCTTGCGAGAGGAACTGGCAGGCACCGGGCTTCACGTGACCTGTTTGGAGCCCGGACCGACGCAATCAAGCTTTGGAGAAGATTCCGGCATGGGAAAACTCGACATGTTCTCTTCGTCCACGATGAGTGCCGCTGCAGTGGCGAAGGCGGGTTACAAAGGCTATCTCGCCGATGACGACATTGTCATTCCAGGATGGAAGAATCGATTGATGGTAACATCGGTCGGATTTCTACCACGAATCGCAACGAGAAAGATCGTCGGGAAGCTGCAGTCCGTCTAG